From a single Capsicum annuum cultivar UCD-10X-F1 chromosome 12, UCD10Xv1.1, whole genome shotgun sequence genomic region:
- the LOC107851665 gene encoding uncharacterized protein LOC107851665, which produces MSVSVSGVLFPFMFFVLFMSFLGAPISQAKGSEMVPLIEPVKAEKMMMMMLNNTRRKLGSFQICALCTCCGGAKAVCLPTPCCYAINCNIPNRPFGYCSFTPKTCNCFGCHY; this is translated from the exons ATGTCTGTTAGTGTTAGTGGGGTTCTATTCCCCTTTATgttctttgttttatttatgagttttcttGGTGCTCCAATTTCCCAA GCAAAAGGGTCTGAGATGGTGCCTCTAATTGAGCCAGTGAAGGCagagaaaatgatgatgatgatgctgaaTAACACACGGAGGAAGCTAGGGAGTTTTCAGATTTGTGCACTTTGCACTTGCTGTGGTGGGGCAAAAGCAGTATGTTTGCCTACACCTTGTTGCTATGCTATCAATTGCAACATACCAAACAGGCCTTTTGGTTACTGTTCTTTCACTCCCAAAACTTGTAATTGCTTTGGATGCCATTACTAA